In the Campylobacter showae genome, one interval contains:
- a CDS encoding AMP-binding protein codes for MSFEENLKNFRFTDDSRDVFDACLGFAAFLEKNGIKELQIYLDDAFKFYAAFFGSLLAGATPYVLAKPIYEPNLTAVNDENFSNFLSSKLAEGLKFDLQAKFYLQTSGSSGKSKMIEKSLAQMMKESEYLAADLNFSSQNTFFSSVSHRHMFGLTFKVFLPLVLGARVIADELNYPEAILGLDLANHVFIASPVLLRTLTQSPAASALKALSGIVSAGSPLKKELRDELGRICDARIIEIYGSTETGIVARDEGCGLRLFSAVNAGLDGRGALNVSSPWCDFFQTNDAASIDEGRLALQGRIDRIVKLNDKRVSLESIEAKLLESGLLADCYCAPHPKFKRIAALLQLNGEGLKKFRKIGKKGVADELKELLRLEFKNSVRYFKIVEKMPRNQQGKFEKSEFENALFASPKPVWSGGHVNEAGEICGSQIYKSGQNLASGPNCGADNASDVCAKFEGGGERLENSVQKYEFSAIMHAGLEIFESHFPNLPLLPGFMQLDYVFELASRVGIDVSGARAVENLKFMKFVRPGDLLLVCFEKRGGKLYFELFCNGEKCSVGRAAL; via the coding sequence ATGAGCTTTGAAGAAAATTTAAAAAATTTTAGATTTACTGACGACTCGCGCGACGTCTTTGACGCGTGCCTCGGGTTTGCCGCGTTTTTAGAAAAAAACGGCATAAAAGAGCTGCAAATTTATCTTGATGACGCGTTTAAATTTTACGCCGCGTTTTTTGGCTCGCTATTAGCGGGCGCGACTCCTTACGTGCTAGCAAAGCCGATCTATGAGCCAAATTTGACCGCCGTAAACGATGAAAATTTTTCAAATTTTCTTTCAAGCAAGCTTGCTGAGGGGCTTAAATTTGATCTGCAGGCTAAATTTTACCTGCAAACTTCAGGCTCGAGCGGCAAAAGCAAGATGATAGAAAAGTCGCTAGCGCAGATGATGAAAGAGAGCGAGTATTTAGCCGCTGATCTAAATTTTAGTAGCCAAAATACCTTTTTTTCGAGCGTTTCGCACAGGCATATGTTCGGACTTACGTTTAAGGTCTTTTTGCCGCTGGTGCTGGGCGCTCGCGTCATCGCGGACGAGCTAAACTACCCCGAGGCGATTTTGGGCTTAGATCTCGCAAATCACGTATTTATCGCTAGTCCGGTGTTGCTTAGGACTCTAACCCAAAGCCCCGCCGCAAGCGCGCTAAAGGCCCTAAGCGGGATCGTAAGCGCGGGTTCGCCGCTAAAAAAAGAGCTAAGAGACGAGCTAGGCCGAATCTGCGATGCGCGGATCATCGAAATCTACGGCAGCACGGAAACGGGCATAGTGGCTAGGGACGAGGGGTGCGGACTTAGGCTGTTTAGCGCGGTGAACGCCGGGCTAGACGGTAGGGGCGCGCTAAACGTGAGTTCGCCTTGGTGCGACTTTTTTCAGACTAACGACGCGGCTAGCATCGACGAGGGCCGCCTCGCGCTACAAGGCAGGATAGATCGCATCGTCAAGCTAAACGATAAGCGCGTGAGTCTAGAGAGTATCGAAGCAAAGCTGCTAGAAAGCGGCCTGCTCGCGGACTGCTACTGTGCGCCGCATCCGAAATTTAAACGCATCGCTGCGCTTTTACAGCTTAACGGCGAGGGGCTAAAAAAATTTAGAAAAATCGGCAAAAAAGGCGTTGCAGACGAGTTAAAAGAGCTTTTGAGGCTTGAGTTTAAAAACAGCGTCCGCTACTTTAAAATCGTGGAAAAAATGCCGCGAAATCAGCAGGGTAAATTTGAAAAAAGCGAATTTGAAAACGCGCTATTTGCTAGTCCCAAACCAGTCTGGAGCGGCGGGCACGTAAATGAGGCGGGCGAAATTTGCGGCAGTCAAATTTATAAAAGCGGCCAAAATTTAGCTAGCGGCCCAAACTGCGGCGCGGATAATGCAAGCGATGTCTGCGCTAAATTTGAGGGGGGCGGCGAGCGGCTGGAAAACTCGGTGCAAAAATACGAATTTAGCGCTATCATGCACGCAGGGCTTGAGATTTTCGAGAGCCATTTTCCAAATTTACCGCTACTGCCTGGATTTATGCAGCTTGATTACGTCTTTGAGCTAGCTAGCAGGGTGGGTATCGACGTTAGCGGCGCAAGAGCTGTAGAAAATCTAAAATTTATGAAGTTTGTAAGACCTGGCGATTTGCTCCTAGTTTGTTTTGAAAAGCGCGGCGGCAAGCTTTACTTCGAGCTATTTTGTAACGGCGAAAAGTGCTCGGTCGGCAGGGCGGCGCTTTGA
- a CDS encoding acyl carrier protein, with the protein MKKEEIFEILKSALVQLFEIDEAKITPQTRIYEDLQIDSIDAIDLIDHIKRKTGHRLMPEDFKNVKTLEDIVNAVAKKFDEQA; encoded by the coding sequence ATGAAAAAAGAAGAAATTTTTGAGATCTTAAAGTCCGCGCTAGTGCAGCTTTTTGAGATAGATGAGGCTAAAATCACGCCGCAAACGCGCATTTACGAGGATTTGCAGATAGATAGCATCGACGCGATCGATCTAATAGACCACATCAAGCGCAAAACTGGCCACCGATTGATGCCTGAAGATTTTAAAAACGTAAAAACGCTCGAAGACATCGTAAACGCGGTGGCTAAAAAATTTGACGAGCAAGCTTAA
- a CDS encoding phosphopantetheine-binding protein: MNELIEEIKELIIKSLNLEDMKPSDIDENAPLFNEGLGLDSVDALELGLAVQKSYGLVLDSKTANLKEIFYSVKSLAQYIFENRK, from the coding sequence ATGAACGAACTAATAGAGGAGATAAAAGAGCTCATCATAAAGAGCTTAAATTTAGAGGATATGAAACCGAGCGATATCGACGAAAACGCGCCGCTTTTTAACGAAGGGCTAGGACTCGATAGCGTCGATGCGCTCGAGCTTGGCCTTGCGGTGCAAAAAAGCTACGGCCTAGTGCTTGATTCTAAAACCGCAAATTTAAAAGAGATTTTTTACAGCGTAAAAAGCCTCGCGCAATACATCTTTGAAAACAGGAAATAA